The following proteins are encoded in a genomic region of Desulfosporosinus youngiae DSM 17734:
- a CDS encoding DNA adenine methylase, which translates to MKTVLKYPGSKWSTAEWIISNFPRNYKKMTYLESHFGSGGVFFQKERSVIETINDLDGNVVNLFRVIREHPEELARLIEFTPWSRQEYRLSYEMTGNSIEDARRFLVRMWQAIGAKSSDSTGWRNNIQANNGNLTQFSLRLPKYITAAAERLKHTSGCLVQIENQPAIRLIERHRKENVLIYADPPYVLSTRHGRIYKHEMSDADHVELLETLMLHPGPVIISGYENELYLRMLRGWRTEKRIARCEAGQKREEVIWMNYNSDRASLF; encoded by the coding sequence ATGAAAACAGTTCTAAAATACCCAGGTAGTAAATGGTCCACTGCGGAATGGATCATCTCCAATTTTCCTCGGAATTACAAAAAAATGACCTACCTTGAGTCACATTTCGGATCAGGGGGGGTATTTTTCCAGAAGGAAAGATCAGTTATTGAGACCATTAATGATTTGGACGGAAATGTTGTGAACCTTTTCCGAGTGATTCGAGAACATCCTGAGGAACTGGCCCGATTAATCGAGTTTACTCCATGGAGTCGTCAGGAATACCGTCTGAGCTATGAAATGACCGGTAATTCCATCGAGGATGCCAGACGTTTCTTGGTTAGAATGTGGCAGGCTATCGGTGCGAAGTCGTCGGATAGCACGGGATGGCGGAATAATATTCAAGCCAACAACGGGAACCTTACTCAGTTTAGTCTGAGATTACCCAAATATATAACTGCAGCGGCAGAGAGGCTGAAGCATACCAGTGGATGCCTGGTTCAGATTGAGAATCAGCCAGCGATAAGGCTGATTGAGCGCCACAGAAAAGAAAATGTGCTGATTTATGCCGACCCACCCTATGTCCTAAGCACTCGCCATGGCCGGATTTATAAGCATGAGATGAGTGACGCCGATCACGTGGAACTTCTCGAAACACTCATGCTGCACCCGGGGCCAGTAATAATCTCGGGATATGAAAATGAGCTTTACCTGAGGATGTTGCGCGGATGGAGAACAGAGAAACGGATTGCCCGCTGCGAAGCTGGGCAGAAGCGGGAAGAGGTCATTTGGATGAACTACAATTCGGACAGAGCGTCATTGTTTTAA
- a CDS encoding DNA cytosine methyltransferase, with protein sequence MIEKTLAVLFSGVGGFSHGAKKAKVEYGGQVYKYRLLVAIDCDPVACLNHDIITGDNTAMVMDLFSREQYIAFHGKEPPAEWREVTPWDIWVAFGYQVPNVVFLSPPCKGLSGLLPEESAQSEKYQALNELTVRGMELVLMACYLYGDGEVPDIIHFENVPRITSRGKHLLRQIGDLLKKYCYAVNMNPKHSLGKIGGLGQNRVRFLIMARQQGKIPNLIYLPQKKSLKSIGDVIGPLPLPGDTESCGWMHRVPRLQWKTWIRLALIPAGGDWRDLQRDCYANIYQVVPFDYPAPTVTGSHRPNNGAISVADPRVNYNPRSGAFRVQNWDKPGPTITGSTRTGGSNGISGVADPRIENVQGYGNKYRITRYEEPAPTVTGGRIGSGAVLISDPRVGSGYSNKRKVLEWDKPGTTVTGIADIQSGAQSIADPRLNCSPRSGSYKVQKWEKTASTITSADVHSGSAAVADPRIPEETESGVWMIIAVDGTWHRPLTTFELAMLQSFSRYLPDGRPFQLEGCSDAKAREYIGNAYPSDSAEAICEVTLLALAKADAKIEFELTNETIWVTPVEERDGERELEYENSSKIPR encoded by the coding sequence ATGATCGAAAAAACATTGGCAGTTCTATTTAGTGGTGTCGGCGGATTCTCTCACGGAGCGAAAAAGGCCAAAGTTGAATATGGCGGCCAAGTTTATAAATACAGATTGCTGGTAGCCATCGACTGTGATCCGGTCGCTTGCCTAAACCACGACATAATTACCGGCGATAATACAGCCATGGTTATGGACCTATTTAGCCGGGAACAGTATATAGCTTTTCACGGTAAGGAGCCACCGGCAGAATGGCGGGAAGTAACCCCTTGGGATATCTGGGTAGCCTTTGGATATCAAGTGCCAAATGTCGTATTTTTAAGTCCGCCTTGCAAAGGCCTGTCTGGCCTCCTTCCGGAAGAGTCGGCACAATCTGAGAAATATCAAGCTTTGAATGAGTTGACAGTCCGAGGAATGGAATTAGTCTTAATGGCCTGCTATTTGTACGGCGATGGAGAGGTACCAGATATTATCCATTTTGAGAATGTGCCTCGGATAACGAGTCGGGGAAAACATCTTCTGAGACAAATTGGTGATTTACTTAAAAAATATTGTTATGCAGTAAATATGAATCCTAAGCATAGCCTTGGTAAAATCGGAGGCCTGGGGCAAAACCGGGTGAGATTTCTCATCATGGCCAGGCAGCAAGGTAAAATACCGAACCTTATTTACTTGCCGCAAAAGAAAAGTCTTAAGTCGATTGGTGATGTCATCGGACCGTTACCGCTGCCAGGAGATACAGAGTCGTGCGGATGGATGCACAGAGTACCAAGACTGCAATGGAAGACCTGGATAAGACTGGCCCTTATACCGGCAGGGGGTGACTGGCGGGATCTTCAAAGAGATTGTTATGCAAATATTTATCAGGTGGTACCTTTTGATTATCCTGCACCAACCGTTACCGGCTCCCACAGACCTAATAATGGAGCAATTTCCGTGGCTGACCCGAGGGTTAATTACAATCCAAGATCAGGAGCTTTTAGAGTTCAGAATTGGGACAAACCAGGACCAACGATAACAGGGAGCACTAGAACCGGCGGCAGTAATGGTATATCCGGCGTAGCAGATCCAAGAATCGAGAACGTTCAGGGATATGGTAATAAGTATCGGATAACCAGGTATGAGGAGCCTGCTCCAACAGTCACCGGCGGCAGAATAGGAAGCGGAGCAGTCCTTATTTCTGATCCGAGAGTGGGCAGCGGATATTCGAATAAGCGAAAAGTTCTTGAATGGGATAAACCAGGGACAACTGTTACAGGGATAGCAGATATACAATCAGGGGCTCAAAGTATTGCCGATCCTCGCCTTAATTGCTCACCGCGAAGCGGATCATATAAGGTCCAAAAGTGGGAAAAAACAGCAAGTACCATCACCAGCGCCGACGTCCATTCCGGGAGTGCGGCTGTCGCTGATCCTCGAATCCCGGAAGAGACCGAAAGTGGAGTATGGATGATTATTGCCGTGGACGGTACTTGGCATAGACCCTTAACAACCTTTGAACTGGCGATGCTTCAATCCTTCTCCCGGTACCTACCGGACGGAAGGCCGTTCCAACTCGAAGGATGCAGCGATGCGAAAGCCCGGGAATATATCGGGAATGCCTATCCGTCAGACTCGGCAGAAGCAATTTGTGAAGTAACTCTTTTAGCGCTTGCCAAAGCTGATGCCAAAATCGAATTTGAACTCACGAATGAAACCATTTGGGTTACGCCGGTTGAGGAAAGAGACGGTGAGAGGGAGCTTGAATATGAAAACAGTTCTAAAATACCCAGGTAG
- a CDS encoding ATP-dependent helicase, with protein MNLLYGLNDQQLQAVTSDSPIILNLAGAGSGKTRVLTHRMAYLHQEKRVGTSNMLALTFTRLAAKEMKERVMALIGTAEGYKLTVGTFHSFCVQVLREFGYLVDLEPNFTIYDEEDRTDIIHSCVDELGYKKIKVRDVIDNLYKDLSGLDQSLARVIEEYGYRLKRNNAMDLDGLLVSTRNVLESSQAQRELQNRYRYIFVDEFQDTNDIQFEIIHLLNPENLFVVGDDFQSIYQFRGANVRNIIEFPDKYQKCEVIKLERNYRSTKQIVSAANSLIKHNLSQTEKALIADREGLDIRYLIMPDEDAESRKVADLIASESKSEAWSNVAVLARTNRQLQTIKDVLDRRNIPSLIVSSQNDVFKKQDIRKIIAFIEVAINPQDDANIHKVINFPNMRFTDLDINNLEFKALDQGWSLSDIMKIGTEKEKAFYALLESIKDRVENIETARDVIEEAIHQLSLRIYYDNEGLKNRQEDVSAMLLEVERWQNVQESLGEPNGIYSFLKWLRTKDIQEKLVQEKVDSVKLMTVHASKGLEFPVVFVIGMNQNVFPSKRAEDIEEERRLFYVAITRAKDRLYLTRPEQREAYPGGPMALQVESQFIQEIELEQAECIGQSQGRTVGFGWME; from the coding sequence ATGAACCTCCTATACGGACTCAATGACCAACAACTTCAGGCTGTTACGTCCGACAGCCCAATCATCCTTAACTTGGCTGGAGCAGGATCCGGGAAAACACGGGTTCTCACCCACAGGATGGCATATCTCCACCAAGAGAAACGAGTGGGTACCAGCAATATGTTGGCGCTAACTTTTACGAGGCTCGCCGCTAAAGAAATGAAAGAACGGGTTATGGCTCTAATTGGAACGGCAGAGGGTTATAAGCTGACCGTTGGTACTTTTCACAGTTTCTGCGTCCAGGTGCTCCGAGAGTTTGGTTATTTGGTTGACCTGGAACCTAACTTTACTATTTACGACGAAGAAGATCGAACCGACATTATCCACTCCTGTGTTGATGAACTTGGATACAAAAAAATCAAAGTTCGGGATGTAATTGACAATCTCTATAAGGATCTATCGGGTTTGGATCAATCCTTAGCGAGAGTCATTGAAGAGTATGGATACCGGTTGAAGAGGAATAACGCCATGGATTTAGATGGCTTACTGGTTTCAACACGTAACGTTTTAGAATCTAGCCAGGCGCAGCGTGAGCTGCAGAACCGGTACCGTTATATTTTCGTCGATGAGTTTCAGGACACGAATGATATTCAGTTTGAGATTATTCATCTACTTAACCCAGAAAATCTGTTCGTTGTCGGAGATGACTTTCAGTCAATCTATCAGTTTCGAGGGGCAAACGTCCGGAATATCATTGAGTTTCCTGATAAATACCAGAAATGTGAAGTAATCAAGCTCGAGCGTAATTATCGGTCAACCAAGCAGATAGTCTCTGCAGCTAATTCACTTATTAAGCACAATCTTAGCCAAACAGAAAAGGCACTGATTGCCGACCGCGAAGGTTTGGATATTAGGTACCTGATAATGCCTGATGAAGATGCTGAATCCAGAAAGGTTGCTGACTTGATAGCTTCTGAGTCGAAGTCAGAAGCGTGGTCTAATGTCGCAGTTTTGGCGAGAACGAATCGACAATTGCAAACGATCAAAGATGTTCTTGATCGGCGGAATATCCCATCGTTGATTGTCTCTAGTCAGAATGATGTCTTTAAGAAGCAGGATATCCGTAAGATTATCGCCTTCATTGAGGTGGCTATCAACCCACAGGATGATGCCAATATTCATAAGGTGATCAACTTTCCAAATATGAGGTTTACAGACTTAGACATAAATAACTTAGAATTCAAGGCACTCGACCAAGGTTGGAGCCTTTCTGACATTATGAAAATAGGCACAGAAAAGGAAAAGGCATTTTATGCCTTACTGGAATCCATCAAGGATCGTGTTGAGAACATTGAGACAGCTCGTGATGTAATTGAAGAAGCGATTCATCAGCTGAGCCTTCGAATTTATTATGACAATGAGGGTTTAAAAAATCGTCAAGAAGATGTCTCGGCTATGTTACTCGAGGTTGAACGATGGCAAAACGTTCAGGAGTCCCTTGGGGAGCCTAATGGTATTTACTCCTTCTTAAAATGGCTCCGGACGAAAGACATCCAAGAAAAGCTCGTTCAAGAAAAAGTGGATTCGGTCAAGTTAATGACAGTTCACGCATCAAAAGGATTAGAGTTCCCGGTGGTTTTCGTCATCGGGATGAATCAAAACGTTTTCCCCAGTAAGCGAGCTGAAGATATAGAAGAAGAACGCCGGCTATTCTACGTTGCGATCACCAGGGCGAAGGATCGACTGTATCTTACTCGGCCGGAACAAAGAGAGGCCTATCCCGGCGGTCCCATGGCCTTACAGGTGGAGAGTCAATTTATTCAAGAAATTGAATTGGAGCAAGCGGAATGTATCGGTCAGTCTCAAGGAAGGACGGTGGGCTTCGGATGGATGGAGTAG
- a CDS encoding sporulation initiation factor Spo0A C-terminal domain-containing protein, which produces MEKLDQFDLEVINTLRELGVPAHIRGYEYIKAAIKYLQEKPDAIYSLTTDLYPTVAKRNNTKATRVERGIRHARTFACADPSVLKKVFGTSRELTNGEFLATFIEVIRIRMAGVA; this is translated from the coding sequence TTGGAAAAACTGGATCAATTCGACCTGGAAGTCATCAACACTCTTCGAGAGTTAGGAGTTCCGGCTCATATAAGAGGATATGAGTACATTAAAGCTGCCATCAAATATCTCCAAGAAAAGCCAGATGCAATTTATAGCCTAACTACAGATTTATATCCTACTGTTGCCAAAAGGAATAACACAAAGGCCACAAGAGTTGAAAGAGGTATTCGTCACGCACGGACGTTTGCGTGTGCTGATCCCTCTGTACTTAAGAAGGTATTTGGTACTTCCAGGGAGTTGACGAACGGAGAATTCTTAGCAACTTTTATTGAGGTAATCAGGATTAGAATGGCTGGTGTCGCATGA
- a CDS encoding AAA family ATPase, producing the protein MITEITMRNLKGQMSNQKLTGKDILVGPNGKGKTTRLQAIGIALLGYVPGKGKLPAETFKLSSADTMSVGLVTDTLTFTRTFTRTEKSGKDGANNVSVSQGIDLSPSRGEKKAADKEARIAFEVGNFPVMMDFNEFLSLSDAKRRDFIYSLSSIESDLWDRASVEKHLRTKLLTMDLEVNNPDQYKIMNGLITDAMKEYPAADDIQAGLQSMIEWAKAKQTHWNDEKKNAVGAVKKLADMKNQLAETDRNIVQHKAELEQLQQQLTGSESQLARDRERKRAIDQRLVRTADLSTMIETLLKPGPKPEINYDLKIVDLQGQIKEFDFKAAFAILDQELETVNNQLREAMDRDRLAYVSLAQIQAEKGVLESTLKQIDEQSHNDGAARVCVIHPKIGCDKDFSKAATVFGQQLAILGQKEAEQQAVLKEIRKEIEGLEVSKSNIDLKRTATHKQQTTLNQVNDETRKAIAVLEKKKAEEINAAARISDQLKMYQGELARLKNLPPEVIAPLEILEKQSEGLKAQIKDLKAKLEEQEKAKIMLSNLKSTMIDSKTATYNAQCIKDLSEALGPKGLQGELVKGILEPIRADIQANLGLMGIDNEFYFSTESDTGKEVFQFGWKNDFGDERNFDALSTGQQLLLLIAMLVTFLERSNPPLKVLAIDNIENLDRTNFRKALAGMDKLSDKIDNIILAGVVDLYETKWVSGEEVKTLLPELEGWGITDLGTLESKEVEQSA; encoded by the coding sequence TTGATCACAGAGATAACCATGCGTAACCTCAAAGGCCAGATGAGTAACCAAAAACTCACCGGCAAGGACATCCTAGTAGGACCCAATGGTAAAGGCAAAACAACGCGATTACAAGCCATAGGCATTGCGCTTCTAGGATACGTGCCAGGCAAGGGAAAGTTACCGGCTGAGACGTTCAAGCTGTCGAGCGCCGATACTATGTCCGTTGGGTTAGTCACCGATACATTAACATTTACTCGAACCTTTACAAGGACCGAGAAGAGCGGGAAAGACGGGGCTAATAACGTTTCAGTTTCCCAGGGAATCGATTTATCCCCAAGTCGTGGCGAAAAGAAGGCGGCGGATAAAGAGGCAAGGATCGCTTTCGAGGTCGGCAACTTCCCGGTGATGATGGACTTTAATGAATTCCTTTCATTATCAGATGCCAAACGCAGAGATTTTATTTATAGCTTATCCTCTATCGAATCCGATCTTTGGGATCGAGCCAGCGTTGAGAAGCACTTACGGACGAAACTCCTCACGATGGATCTTGAGGTAAACAACCCCGATCAATACAAAATTATGAACGGACTAATTACGGACGCGATGAAAGAGTATCCCGCTGCTGACGATATCCAGGCAGGCTTACAGTCAATGATTGAATGGGCAAAGGCAAAACAGACCCACTGGAACGATGAAAAGAAGAATGCTGTAGGAGCAGTAAAGAAGCTCGCCGACATGAAAAACCAGCTAGCCGAGACAGATCGAAATATCGTACAACACAAAGCTGAACTGGAGCAGCTGCAGCAACAACTCACCGGCAGTGAAAGTCAGTTGGCCCGGGATAGAGAACGCAAACGAGCGATCGATCAGAGACTTGTTAGGACCGCTGATCTCAGTACAATGATTGAAACACTGCTCAAGCCTGGTCCAAAACCCGAGATAAATTACGATTTGAAGATTGTGGATCTCCAAGGGCAGATTAAGGAATTCGATTTTAAGGCGGCATTTGCAATTCTTGATCAGGAGTTAGAAACCGTCAATAACCAGTTAAGAGAGGCGATGGACCGTGACCGGCTAGCTTATGTGAGTCTAGCCCAAATTCAGGCCGAAAAAGGTGTTTTAGAGTCAACCTTAAAGCAGATTGATGAGCAATCGCATAATGACGGAGCGGCCAGGGTTTGCGTTATACATCCTAAGATTGGATGTGATAAGGATTTTAGCAAAGCGGCAACGGTCTTTGGCCAACAATTAGCCATATTGGGGCAAAAGGAAGCTGAGCAGCAGGCCGTGCTGAAGGAAATCCGTAAAGAAATTGAGGGCCTTGAGGTAAGTAAAAGCAATATCGATCTTAAGCGTACAGCAACCCATAAACAACAAACCACGTTGAATCAAGTAAACGATGAAACCCGAAAAGCGATTGCTGTTCTTGAGAAGAAAAAGGCAGAAGAAATCAATGCTGCGGCACGGATCAGTGATCAGCTAAAGATGTATCAGGGAGAATTGGCAAGACTTAAAAACCTTCCGCCTGAGGTCATCGCCCCTTTGGAAATACTGGAGAAACAGAGCGAAGGGCTTAAGGCACAGATCAAAGACCTAAAGGCCAAGCTCGAGGAGCAGGAGAAGGCTAAGATCATGTTAAGCAACCTTAAGTCAACCATGATTGACTCCAAGACGGCGACCTACAATGCTCAATGCATTAAGGATCTGTCCGAAGCTCTGGGGCCAAAGGGACTACAGGGTGAACTTGTAAAAGGCATTCTAGAACCCATACGTGCAGATATCCAGGCAAACCTAGGGCTTATGGGCATAGACAATGAGTTTTACTTTTCAACCGAATCAGATACCGGTAAAGAAGTGTTCCAATTCGGCTGGAAAAACGATTTTGGTGATGAGCGCAACTTTGATGCCCTGAGCACTGGGCAGCAGCTGCTACTCTTAATTGCCATGCTGGTGACCTTCTTGGAACGATCAAATCCACCTTTGAAGGTGTTAGCCATAGACAACATAGAGAACCTTGACCGGACGAATTTTCGTAAGGCTCTGGCCGGCATGGACAAGCTCTCAGACAAAATTGACAACATCATACTTGCCGGAGTGGTCGACTTGTATGAAACGAAGTGGGTCAGCGGTGAGGAAGTAAAAACACTGCTTCCTGAATTGGAAGGCTGGGGCATAACAGACCTAGGAACGCTTGAATCCAAGGAGGTGGAGCAAAGTGCCTGA
- a CDS encoding 3D domain-containing protein, with translation MPISRSAAPKHERRIMIVTAYSAHDAGMDGKGITASGERVEEGRTIAADPEIAFGTEIYIPELQNRYTVTDRGGAIRGNRLDIYIENRREALEFGVWEVEVWIEK, from the coding sequence ATGCCGATTAGCCGTAGTGCAGCGCCAAAGCATGAACGCCGAATCATGATTGTTACGGCCTACAGCGCTCATGACGCGGGGATGGACGGAAAAGGCATAACAGCTAGCGGGGAACGGGTTGAAGAGGGCAGGACCATAGCTGCCGACCCAGAGATAGCTTTCGGGACCGAAATCTATATTCCGGAGCTGCAGAATAGGTACACAGTCACAGATCGAGGGGGAGCAATCCGAGGGAATAGGTTAGATATTTATATTGAGAACCGACGGGAGGCTCTGGAATTCGGGGTCTGGGAAGTGGAAGTTTGGATTGAAAAGTAA